The following proteins come from a genomic window of Edaphobacter sp. 4G125:
- a CDS encoding cytochrome c oxidase subunit 3 family protein, giving the protein MDNTIVATHHDTAVEEHHHSLPQHRHHFETQEQQREAGTFGMWLFLLTEIMFFGGLFFAYLLYRNWYNPAFVVASNQLSIPLGTANTAILITSGFFMALGVWAAEVRKKGLLVVMLLLTTFFGLIFLGVKYVEYAEKFEKHHVPGSSFDISEFVNPPLNPKTGKPIEEPLSPDMAKKTQVFFSLYFAMTGMHALHMIIGIVLLGWLTWRAQRGDFSSGYVAPIENFGLYWHFVDIVWIFLFPLLYLINRHPGT; this is encoded by the coding sequence TTGGATAACACGATCGTAGCAACGCATCATGATACGGCTGTAGAAGAGCACCACCACTCGCTGCCACAGCACCGGCATCACTTTGAGACGCAGGAGCAGCAGCGTGAGGCCGGAACCTTCGGCATGTGGCTCTTCCTGCTTACGGAAATCATGTTCTTTGGTGGGTTGTTTTTCGCCTACCTACTCTACCGCAACTGGTACAACCCCGCCTTTGTGGTCGCGTCCAACCAGCTCAGCATTCCGTTAGGAACGGCGAATACAGCCATCCTGATTACCTCGGGCTTCTTTATGGCCCTCGGCGTATGGGCCGCGGAAGTTCGCAAGAAGGGCTTACTGGTGGTGATGCTTCTGCTCACCACATTCTTTGGCCTGATCTTCCTTGGCGTCAAGTACGTGGAGTACGCGGAGAAGTTTGAGAAGCACCATGTTCCGGGCTCGAGCTTCGATATCTCGGAGTTCGTCAATCCTCCGCTGAACCCAAAGACGGGTAAGCCGATTGAAGAGCCACTCTCGCCGGACATGGCAAAGAAGACCCAGGTCTTCTTCTCGCTCTACTTCGCCATGACCGGTATGCACGCGCTGCACATGATCATTGGTATTGTGTTGCTCGGGTGGCTCACCTGGCGTGCGCAGCGGGGAGACTTCAGCTCGGGCTACGTCGCGCCTATTGAAAACTTCGGACTATATTGGCACTTCGTCGATATTGTCTGGATCTTCCTATTCCCACTGCTGTATCTCATCAACCGGCATCCAGGCACGTAG
- a CDS encoding cytochrome C oxidase subunit IV family protein, whose protein sequence is MSSHFHDPANVTNPEHAEHRIVQPGTYIAVYIALLIFTGITVGAAFVDLHIFNPIIAVAIACIKAVIVILFFMHVIFQSKLIKMTVAAGFFTFLILVAMTLTDYLSRAWGLW, encoded by the coding sequence ATGTCGTCTCATTTTCATGACCCGGCCAACGTGACCAACCCGGAGCACGCTGAGCATCGCATCGTTCAGCCGGGAACCTATATCGCTGTGTATATCGCTCTGCTGATCTTCACGGGCATTACCGTCGGAGCGGCATTTGTCGATCTGCACATCTTCAATCCGATCATCGCGGTTGCGATTGCCTGCATCAAGGCAGTGATCGTTATCCTCTTTTTCATGCATGTCATCTTTCAGTCCAAGCTGATCAAGATGACCGTCGCTGCCGGTTTCTTTACCTTCCTAATCCTCGTGGCCATGACCCTGACCGACTATCTGAGCCGCGCATGGGGACTCTGGTAA